The proteins below come from a single Treponema phagedenis genomic window:
- a CDS encoding OmpA family protein, which translates to MRICFKKILAVLLLVLNTAVMQAEIFRFKFKDGESYRINSLVIEDVFVNNFFSHTAEITNRITVDISDVKPESAENRLSALHTCTFMTSERNLHKTFRWGRNYESVFRRDDLGVYTIEPKYFMPVVRNVPVFPEKDLKPGDTWEFEGEEAHDLRDGFDIQTPFRVPFTVAYTYKGEIEKGGKKYHHIIAEYNLLYNVPPQLIAKNQHKLPTLYPVRTIGYSKQDLYWDNEAGNLPKYTETFKIQLMLNSGRTLTYEGTASAEITETKKLDKAAVAEDLTQKIEELGIENTTISQTDEGITISIENIQFEADSARLLSSEKEKLQKIGRLLQDFPDKELLISGHTALRGTAAERQKLSEERADSVARYLEEIGIRDTQHLYTRGFGARRPLAPNTNEENRARNRRVEITILEK; encoded by the coding sequence ATGCGGATATGTTTTAAAAAAATTTTAGCAGTGCTTCTGCTGGTTCTTAACACCGCAGTTATGCAGGCGGAAATATTCAGGTTCAAATTTAAAGACGGAGAGTCTTACCGGATTAATTCTTTGGTAATCGAGGATGTATTTGTAAACAATTTTTTTAGCCACACTGCGGAAATTACCAATAGAATAACCGTTGATATTTCCGATGTAAAACCGGAAAGCGCGGAAAATCGTCTTTCCGCCTTACACACCTGTACTTTTATGACTTCAGAGCGGAACTTACATAAAACTTTCCGCTGGGGCAGAAACTACGAAAGCGTTTTCAGAAGGGACGACCTCGGCGTATATACGATTGAGCCCAAATATTTTATGCCGGTGGTACGAAACGTGCCGGTTTTTCCAGAAAAAGACTTAAAACCCGGCGACACTTGGGAATTTGAAGGAGAAGAAGCGCACGACCTGCGGGACGGATTTGATATTCAAACTCCTTTTCGGGTGCCTTTTACCGTAGCATATACTTATAAAGGAGAAATTGAAAAAGGCGGAAAAAAATATCATCATATTATTGCGGAATACAATTTACTGTATAATGTTCCGCCGCAGCTTATTGCAAAAAATCAGCATAAACTTCCCACCCTCTATCCGGTACGCACAATCGGCTATTCAAAGCAGGATTTATACTGGGACAATGAGGCGGGCAACCTGCCAAAATATACTGAAACCTTCAAAATTCAGCTCATGCTCAATTCGGGGCGAACGCTGACTTATGAAGGCACCGCTTCAGCTGAAATTACCGAAACAAAAAAACTGGACAAGGCAGCAGTTGCCGAAGATTTAACTCAAAAAATAGAAGAGCTCGGCATCGAAAATACCACTATCAGCCAAACAGACGAAGGAATTACCATCAGCATTGAAAACATTCAGTTTGAGGCCGATTCTGCGCGGCTTTTGTCTTCCGAAAAAGAAAAGCTGCAAAAAATCGGACGCTTATTGCAGGACTTTCCCGATAAAGAGCTGCTTATTTCCGGACATACCGCCCTGCGCGGCACCGCTGCGGAACGCCAAAAACTTTCAGAAGAACGGGCGGACTCCGTTGCGCGCTATCTTGAAGAAATAGGCATTCGCGATACGCAACACCTTTACACCCGCGGTTTTGGAGCTCGTCGTCCCCTTGCCCCCAACACCAACGAAGAAAACCGGGCAAGAAACCGCCGTGTTGAAATAACCATTTTGGAAAAATAA